From Roseovarius sp. EL26, the proteins below share one genomic window:
- the serB gene encoding phosphoserine phosphatase SerB gives MYIASLITSAGALEPALIDALRNAWGGGDVIWLSPDEAAEFSITTIPENRWDVWADLQKQHVDLVVQPVKNRRKKMLLADMDSTMINQECIDELADEAGVGDHVKDITAQAMNGELDFDGALIERVGLLKGLDVSVIDDVLRNRITHAAGGAILLETMRANGAYAALVSGGFTAFTQQVAHDLGFHENRANTLITKNNALTGEVGHPILGREAKIQALEEITIKLDIDESDVIAVGDGANDLGMLHRAGAGVALHAKESVAAQCDIRINHGDLTALLYLQGYTRDEFVTP, from the coding sequence ATGTACATCGCCTCATTAATCACCTCCGCTGGTGCATTGGAACCTGCACTAATTGATGCCTTGCGAAATGCATGGGGTGGAGGCGATGTGATCTGGCTTAGCCCGGATGAAGCCGCCGAATTTTCCATTACCACTATTCCCGAAAACCGTTGGGATGTCTGGGCAGACTTGCAAAAACAACATGTAGATTTGGTTGTTCAGCCTGTTAAAAATCGCCGCAAAAAAATGCTACTGGCTGATATGGATAGTACCATGATCAATCAAGAATGCATTGATGAACTGGCGGATGAGGCCGGCGTTGGGGACCATGTCAAAGACATCACCGCACAGGCGATGAATGGTGAATTGGACTTTGATGGAGCCTTGATCGAACGCGTTGGGCTGCTCAAGGGATTGGACGTCTCAGTCATCGACGACGTTCTGCGCAACCGGATCACCCACGCTGCGGGCGGTGCAATTCTCTTGGAAACAATGCGCGCAAACGGGGCTTATGCGGCATTGGTGTCTGGGGGGTTCACCGCCTTCACGCAACAAGTGGCCCACGATTTGGGCTTTCATGAAAATCGCGCGAACACTTTGATAACAAAAAATAATGCTCTGACTGGAGAGGTCGGTCATCCCATTTTAGGGCGCGAGGCAAAAATTCAGGCTTTGGAAGAAATCACCATAAAGCTGGACATTGATGAGAGTGATGTCATCGCCGTTGGTGATGGCGCAAATGATCTGGGCATGTTGCATCGCGCAGGGGCCGGTGTTGCCCTACACGCCAAAGAAAGCGTTGCTGCGCAGTGCGATATTCGGATCAATCATGGTGATCTGACAGCGCTACTTTACCTTCAGGGATATACGCGCGACGAATTCGTTACCCCCTAA
- a CDS encoding acetyl-CoA C-acyltransferase family protein: protein MTDIVLLDGARTAIGTFGGSLAATPPTQLGATVAEAALARSGVAPEQIGHVVFGHVINTEPKDMYLSRVAAMAAGIPDTTPAMNVNRLCGSGVQAIVSAVQSLMLGDADFALVGGAENMSRSPFIIPDQRWGAKMGDIRTLDMMLGALNCPFGTGHMGVTAENVAAEHDISRDAQDAFAVESQSRAAKAVEAGYFDSQIVPVEVKVKRDLIPFDQDEHLKATTVEKLAGLRAVFQKDGTVTAGNASGINDGAAAMVLARSDAAEAAGLKPKARIIGYAHAGVRPEVMGIGPVPAVQNLFAKTGLTAGDFDVIESNEAFAAQALAVNKELGLDPAKVNPNGGAIALGHPVGATGAIITIKALHELERTGGKRALITMCIGGGQGIALALERL from the coding sequence ATGACAGATATTGTTCTGCTGGATGGCGCGCGCACAGCGATTGGCACTTTTGGCGGCTCATTGGCTGCAACTCCGCCAACGCAGCTGGGCGCAACTGTGGCCGAGGCCGCACTGGCGCGCTCTGGTGTTGCACCAGAACAGATCGGTCATGTTGTTTTTGGCCATGTGATCAACACTGAACCCAAAGACATGTACCTTAGCCGGGTCGCGGCGATGGCGGCCGGCATTCCCGATACGACGCCCGCTATGAATGTGAATCGCTTGTGTGGTTCTGGCGTGCAGGCGATTGTCTCGGCCGTGCAGTCCCTGATGTTGGGAGATGCGGATTTTGCTCTTGTCGGTGGCGCAGAAAACATGAGCCGCTCGCCCTTTATCATTCCTGATCAGCGTTGGGGCGCAAAGATGGGGGATATTCGCACGCTTGATATGATGCTGGGCGCGTTGAATTGCCCGTTTGGCACTGGTCACATGGGGGTGACTGCTGAGAATGTTGCCGCCGAGCATGACATCTCGCGTGACGCACAAGATGCGTTTGCTGTTGAAAGTCAAAGCCGCGCGGCCAAGGCTGTTGAGGCGGGCTATTTTGACAGTCAAATCGTGCCGGTAGAGGTCAAGGTCAAGCGGGACTTGATCCCGTTTGATCAAGATGAGCACCTGAAAGCTACAACAGTGGAAAAACTCGCAGGCTTGCGGGCGGTGTTCCAGAAAGATGGCACTGTGACGGCTGGTAATGCCAGTGGTATCAACGATGGTGCTGCAGCGATGGTTCTTGCCCGTTCCGATGCAGCCGAGGCCGCAGGTCTGAAACCTAAGGCGCGGATCATTGGGTACGCCCATGCAGGGGTACGGCCCGAGGTCATGGGTATTGGCCCTGTACCTGCTGTGCAAAATCTGTTCGCGAAAACGGGCCTGACCGCTGGTGATTTTGATGTCATTGAATCCAATGAGGCCTTTGCCGCACAGGCGCTGGCAGTAAACAAAGAGTTGGGATTGGATCCAGCGAAGGTGAACCCGAATGGCGGCGCGATTGCGCTGGGTCATCCGGTCGGAGCGACGGGTGCAATTATCACCATCAAAGCCCTTCATGAGCTGGAACGCACCGGTGGTAAACGCGCATTGATTACGATGTGCATCGGTGGCGGCCAGGGCATCGCGCTGGCGTTGGAACGGCTTTAA
- the serA gene encoding phosphoglycerate dehydrogenase — protein sequence MAPKVLVSDKLSKTAVQIFRDRGIDVDFMPDVGKDKAKLREIIGQYDGLAIRSATKVTPKILEAADNLKVIARAGIGTDNIDKEAASKKGVIVMNTPFGNMITTAEHAIAMMFAVARQLPEASASTHAGKWEKSKFMGVELTGKTLGVIGAGNIGGIVCDRARALKMKVIAYDPFLSEEKADKMGVEKVDLENLLPRADFITLHVPLTDQTRNILSRENLAKTKKGVRVINCARGGLVDEEALAELLKSGHVAGAGFDVFSAEPATDNALFNLPNVVCTPHLGAATTEAQENVALQVAEQMSDYLLTGAVSNALNMPSVTAEEAKVMSPWIKLAGHLGDFIGQMTNEPIKAINILYDGVVSDMNLDALTCAAVAGIMKSVNPEVNMVSAPVVAKERGVQISTTKQDKSGAFEGYIKLTVVTDKRERSIGGTVFSDGKPRFIQIKGINIDAEIGEHMLYTTNDDVPGIIGTLGQTLGENGVNIANFTLGRDAAGGEAIALLYVDAHVPQDVVALLEGTGKFQQVKPLSFSVT from the coding sequence ATGGCTCCCAAAGTACTCGTCTCTGATAAACTGTCTAAAACCGCTGTGCAGATTTTCCGTGATCGCGGCATTGATGTGGATTTCATGCCTGATGTTGGCAAAGACAAGGCCAAGCTGCGCGAAATCATTGGCCAATATGATGGGCTGGCGATCCGTTCGGCCACGAAAGTCACGCCCAAGATTCTTGAAGCGGCGGATAACCTCAAGGTCATCGCACGTGCGGGCATAGGTACCGACAATATTGATAAAGAAGCCGCCAGCAAAAAAGGTGTGATCGTGATGAACACGCCCTTTGGCAATATGATCACAACCGCCGAGCATGCCATCGCGATGATGTTCGCCGTGGCGCGGCAGCTGCCCGAGGCCAGCGCTTCGACCCATGCCGGGAAGTGGGAGAAATCCAAATTCATGGGGGTTGAGCTGACGGGTAAAACACTGGGCGTGATCGGCGCTGGGAATATCGGTGGCATTGTTTGCGATCGTGCGCGTGCGCTCAAGATGAAGGTGATCGCATATGACCCGTTCCTGAGCGAAGAAAAGGCCGATAAAATGGGCGTTGAAAAGGTCGATCTTGAAAACCTGCTGCCACGTGCAGATTTTATCACCCTACATGTGCCGTTGACCGATCAAACCCGCAATATTTTGAGCCGCGAAAACCTTGCCAAAACCAAAAAGGGCGTGCGCGTGATCAACTGTGCCCGTGGTGGTCTGGTTGATGAAGAGGCATTGGCCGAATTGCTGAAATCCGGTCACGTCGCTGGTGCAGGATTTGATGTGTTCAGTGCGGAACCAGCCACAGACAATGCGTTGTTCAATCTGCCGAATGTGGTCTGCACTCCGCACCTTGGCGCAGCGACAACCGAGGCACAGGAGAATGTGGCGCTGCAAGTCGCAGAGCAGATGTCAGATTATCTGTTGACCGGTGCAGTGAGTAATGCGCTGAACATGCCCTCGGTCACTGCAGAAGAGGCCAAGGTGATGTCGCCATGGATCAAACTGGCCGGGCATCTGGGGGATTTCATTGGCCAGATGACGAATGAGCCGATCAAAGCGATCAACATCCTTTATGATGGTGTTGTCTCAGATATGAATCTGGATGCATTGACCTGTGCTGCCGTAGCCGGGATCATGAAATCAGTAAATCCTGAAGTAAACATGGTCTCCGCCCCAGTAGTTGCTAAAGAGCGTGGTGTTCAAATCTCAACCACTAAGCAAGACAAATCCGGTGCGTTTGAAGGTTATATCAAACTGACGGTCGTGACGGATAAACGCGAACGCTCCATCGGGGGCACGGTGTTTTCGGATGGTAAGCCGCGCTTTATCCAAATCAAAGGCATCAACATCGATGCTGAGATTGGCGAGCATATGCTTTACACAACCAACGACGATGTCCCTGGGATTATTGGTACATTGGGTCAAACCTTGGGTGAAAACGGTGTGAACATTGCGAACTTCACTTTGGGTCGTGATGCCGCCGGAGGTGAGGCGATTGCCTTGCTGTATGTCGATGCACATGTGCCGCAAGATGTTGTCGCGCTGTTGGAAGGCACCGGAAAGTTCCAACAGGTTAAACCTTTGAGCTTCTCTGTTACCTGA
- a CDS encoding 6,7-dimethyl-8-ribityllumazine synthase encodes MTPTRYAFIKANWHSDIVSRALDGFCELIPREQVDVYDTPGAFEMPLLARDLAASGQYLAVAAAAFVVDGGIYRHDFVAQSVVDGLMRAAMDTGVPVLSVSLTPHQYQETDHHNTIFAAHFVEKGREAARAALMMQKTRAVLAA; translated from the coding sequence ATGACACCCACCCGATATGCATTTATCAAAGCCAACTGGCATTCCGACATCGTCTCCCGCGCACTTGACGGGTTTTGCGAACTGATCCCCCGCGAGCAGGTCGATGTCTATGACACCCCCGGCGCGTTTGAAATGCCACTTCTGGCCCGCGATCTGGCTGCTTCCGGCCAATATTTAGCCGTCGCAGCAGCGGCTTTTGTCGTGGATGGTGGTATCTATCGCCATGATTTTGTTGCACAATCCGTCGTCGATGGCCTGATGCGCGCCGCAATGGACACCGGTGTTCCAGTACTCTCGGTGTCCCTCACCCCGCATCAATACCAAGAGACGGATCATCACAACACCATATTTGCTGCGCACTTTGTTGAGAAAGGCCGCGAAGCCGCCCGCGCCGCACTGATGATGCAAAAGACCCGCGCGGTATTGGCAGCATAA
- the pbpC gene encoding penicillin-binding protein 1C yields the protein MPRRARILLCLTALLALSVAEKLLYEHWVRATELPTVLSETSTEVRDRNGNLLRVYTVENGRWRLHVSPDQVDPIYIDMLIAYEDKRFYRHTGVDPVAMLRASGQALFNGQVISGGSTLTMQVARLLENSGTGHWTGKLRQMRVAWALERHYSKDQILRLYLTHAPFGGNLEGVRAATLAWFGKEPHRLTMAEAALLVALPQSPAARRPDQSPDTARLARNRVLERMTQYAVLTPSAAQAAQSERLPQTRRPFPALAPHMADAARRNQPTQTRHHLTLDSSLQRSLETLAKSALRDLPKTASIAMVVSNHQTGEVLASVGSADYSGAGHRSGYVDMAQAVRSPGSTLKPFIYAMAFDRGLAHPQTLIDDRPLSFGVYTPQNFDGQYRGVLPVADALRLSLNIPVVALLDQIGPAHLMDLMRRNGVQAQLPGDQAGLAIGLGGVGVTLTDLVQLYAMLANQGRSRQLIWQAADTSREGAQILSRSAAWQVSDILSGLAPPPGAPHNRLAYKTGTSYGHRDVWAIGFDGMHVAGVWIGRPDGTPLPGAFGGDLAAPILFEAFQRLKPELDPLPPPPPETLLLSTAELPAPLRRFTGRNAPFEKSPNAPKLIFPPNGARLTLDAGMLPVKLRDGEPPFVWMANGIPVLGGQHRREASLPALSAGYSEISVIDAKGRAARVTVRLD from the coding sequence ATGCCCAGGCGCGCACGAATCCTTCTTTGTCTGACAGCACTGCTGGCCCTCAGTGTAGCTGAAAAGCTACTGTATGAGCACTGGGTCAGGGCCACAGAATTACCAACAGTTCTGTCTGAAACCTCAACCGAGGTACGTGATCGCAACGGCAATCTGCTGCGGGTCTATACCGTTGAGAATGGCCGTTGGCGTTTGCATGTTTCGCCAGATCAAGTTGATCCAATCTACATCGACATGCTGATCGCCTATGAGGACAAGAGATTTTACCGCCATACGGGCGTCGACCCTGTCGCCATGCTCCGCGCCAGCGGGCAGGCTCTGTTCAACGGGCAGGTTATCTCGGGCGGTTCAACTCTGACAATGCAAGTCGCTCGCTTGCTAGAAAACAGTGGCACAGGACATTGGACCGGGAAACTGCGCCAGATGCGCGTCGCCTGGGCGTTAGAACGGCACTACAGCAAAGATCAGATCTTGCGGCTTTATCTGACTCATGCGCCCTTTGGTGGCAATCTGGAAGGAGTACGCGCGGCCACTTTGGCATGGTTCGGCAAGGAACCTCACCGTTTGACCATGGCGGAGGCGGCACTTTTGGTGGCTCTGCCACAATCCCCCGCTGCACGCCGCCCGGATCAATCGCCAGACACGGCCCGTTTGGCGCGCAACCGCGTACTGGAACGGATGACGCAATACGCAGTACTGACACCCAGTGCTGCACAGGCGGCACAATCTGAGCGCCTCCCGCAGACCCGCAGGCCCTTCCCAGCACTGGCCCCGCATATGGCTGACGCGGCGCGGCGCAATCAACCAACCCAAACACGACACCACCTGACTTTGGATAGCTCGCTTCAGCGCAGCTTGGAAACCTTAGCTAAATCCGCCCTGCGCGATTTGCCCAAAACCGCCTCAATCGCAATGGTTGTTTCCAATCACCAGACTGGAGAAGTATTGGCTTCGGTCGGTTCAGCAGATTACAGCGGCGCGGGGCATCGCAGCGGCTATGTTGATATGGCACAAGCGGTTCGATCCCCGGGTTCAACGCTCAAGCCATTTATCTATGCCATGGCATTTGACCGTGGGCTTGCACATCCGCAAACCCTGATTGATGACAGACCCCTCTCTTTCGGCGTTTACACCCCACAGAATTTCGACGGCCAATATCGCGGCGTCCTGCCTGTTGCTGATGCGCTACGTTTGTCACTCAATATTCCGGTGGTCGCCCTGTTAGATCAGATCGGCCCTGCGCATCTGATGGATTTGATGCGTCGCAACGGGGTGCAAGCGCAATTGCCCGGAGACCAGGCTGGTTTGGCCATCGGACTGGGCGGTGTTGGTGTAACACTCACAGATCTGGTTCAGCTTTACGCCATGCTGGCCAATCAGGGGAGAAGCCGCCAATTGATCTGGCAGGCGGCCGACACTTCTCGCGAAGGTGCGCAAATACTCTCGCGTTCTGCGGCATGGCAAGTAAGCGATATTCTCTCCGGATTAGCGCCTCCGCCCGGTGCACCACATAATCGGTTGGCCTATAAAACAGGCACGTCCTATGGCCATCGCGATGTCTGGGCCATTGGGTTTGACGGTATGCATGTAGCCGGAGTTTGGATCGGAAGGCCCGATGGCACGCCACTACCCGGTGCCTTCGGTGGTGATCTGGCCGCACCGATATTATTCGAAGCATTTCAGCGCCTCAAACCTGAGCTTGATCCGTTACCCCCACCGCCGCCAGAGACGTTACTTTTGTCGACCGCAGAACTTCCGGCGCCTTTGCGTCGTTTCACCGGCCGCAATGCCCCGTTTGAGAAATCCCCTAATGCGCCCAAGTTGATCTTCCCGCCCAACGGCGCACGGCTCACGCTTGATGCTGGCATGCTACCGGTCAAGCTGCGCGATGGAGAGCCGCCTTTTGTCTGGATGGCAAATGGCATTCCGGTGCTTGGCGGTCAGCATCGACGCGAGGCGTCTTTGCCTGCACTAAGCGCAGGATATTCCGAAATATCGGTGATTGATGCAAAAGGCCGCGCCGCACGGGTGACCGTGCGGCTTGACTAA
- a CDS encoding phosphoserine transaminase: protein MSELKKPATRPANPRFSSGPCAKYPTFDLNNLASAPLGRSHRAAVGKSKLKAAIEGTRDILGVPEDYRIGIVPASDTGAVEMTLWSLLGARKVEMLAWESFGAGWVTDVVKQLKLDAEVKTADYGRIVDLTTIDTDNDVVFTWNGTTAGVKVPNGDWINDDRAGLTICDATSAAFAQELPWDKLDVVTFSWQKVLGGEAAHGMLVLSPRAVERLESYTPPWPLPKLFRMTKNGKLNESIFEGATINTPSMLAVEDYLYALDWARSVDGLKGLIARADANAKAVDDFVQIHDWIANLADDIVTQSNTSVCLKFTDPRISDGVSFAKAIAKRLEVEGVAFDIGAYRDAPPGLRIWCGGTVEVSDVQALMPWIEWAFEAEIAALTEAA, encoded by the coding sequence ATGTCTGAGCTTAAGAAACCGGCGACGCGGCCGGCTAATCCGCGTTTTTCATCGGGCCCGTGCGCCAAATATCCTACATTTGATCTGAATAACCTCGCCAGCGCGCCTTTGGGGCGCAGCCACCGTGCGGCTGTGGGAAAATCAAAATTAAAGGCAGCCATTGAAGGCACGCGCGATATATTGGGGGTTCCAGAGGATTACCGTATCGGGATTGTGCCTGCCTCGGACACCGGCGCCGTAGAAATGACCCTCTGGAGCTTGTTGGGCGCACGCAAAGTTGAGATGCTGGCGTGGGAGAGTTTCGGTGCGGGTTGGGTCACCGATGTGGTAAAACAGTTGAAGTTAGATGCTGAAGTGAAAACAGCTGATTATGGTCGCATCGTTGATCTGACGACAATTGATACCGACAATGACGTCGTCTTTACTTGGAACGGCACCACCGCTGGTGTGAAGGTTCCCAATGGCGACTGGATCAATGATGACCGCGCTGGGCTGACTATTTGCGATGCCACTTCAGCCGCGTTCGCGCAGGAACTGCCATGGGACAAATTGGATGTCGTAACCTTCAGTTGGCAAAAGGTTCTGGGTGGCGAGGCCGCGCATGGGATGCTGGTGCTGAGCCCGCGCGCCGTGGAGCGGTTGGAAAGTTACACCCCACCTTGGCCGCTGCCCAAGCTGTTTCGGATGACCAAAAACGGCAAACTGAACGAGAGCATCTTTGAAGGCGCGACGATCAACACACCATCAATGCTTGCGGTTGAGGATTACCTCTATGCGCTTGACTGGGCGCGCTCCGTTGATGGTCTGAAGGGGCTGATCGCACGTGCAGATGCAAATGCCAAAGCTGTGGATGATTTTGTTCAGATACACGATTGGATCGCAAATCTGGCTGACGATATTGTGACGCAATCCAACACCTCAGTTTGCCTGAAGTTTACCGATCCACGCATTTCGGATGGGGTAAGCTTCGCCAAAGCAATCGCTAAACGGCTTGAAGTTGAAGGTGTGGCTTTTGACATCGGGGCGTATCGCGATGCTCCTCCGGGTTTGCGGATCTGGTGCGGTGGCACGGTTGAGGTTTCGGATGTTCAGGCTTTGATGCCGTGGATTGAATGGGCCTTTGAGGCTGAGATTGCCGCGCTCACCGAAGCGGCCTGA